From the Comamonas odontotermitis genome, one window contains:
- a CDS encoding DUF11 domain-containing protein — MVLNAGNALNEFYQRDFEVQAGHSYRISAWRYVVNGNGGAGSTNPISWALQVRNPSTNAPLAQSGDLPSTVTQDWFESTYEFTVPIDCKASGTGVPARLALTNRSPITGGNDFYIDDISVVDITPNDALDKFCPLPQADLSITKSDGGTSVKPGDKVTYTIVASNAGPDTATNATVADTLPTALTGATWTCIASSSGSCTTSGTGNINDTVTLPAGATVTYMLTATVSSTATGTLANTATVTPQREWSIPTQVTTVQPIATR; from the coding sequence ATGGTTTTGAATGCCGGAAATGCCTTGAATGAGTTCTACCAACGTGATTTTGAAGTGCAGGCAGGGCACAGCTATCGTATCAGTGCCTGGAGGTACGTCGTCAATGGCAACGGAGGGGCTGGATCCACGAATCCGATTTCGTGGGCTCTGCAAGTGCGCAACCCCAGCACTAATGCCCCGCTAGCGCAGTCGGGAGACCTGCCTAGCACTGTCACGCAAGACTGGTTTGAATCCACCTACGAATTCACCGTTCCCATCGACTGCAAAGCATCAGGAACAGGGGTGCCGGCAAGATTGGCACTAACTAATAGGTCTCCCATCACCGGCGGAAACGATTTCTACATCGATGATATTTCTGTGGTGGATATCACCCCAAACGATGCCTTGGACAAGTTCTGCCCACTTCCGCAAGCCGATCTCTCTATCACGAAATCCGATGGCGGAACAAGTGTCAAGCCAGGCGACAAAGTGACCTATACGATCGTTGCTAGCAATGCCGGCCCTGACACAGCCACCAACGCGACCGTTGCGGACACGCTTCCTACAGCGCTCACTGGCGCAACCTGGACCTGTATAGCGTCAAGTAGCGGTTCCTGTACCACAAGCGGCACGGGTAATATCAACGATACCGTGACTCTGCCAGCAGGTGCAACTGTGACCTACATGCTGACCGCAACGGTTTCATCCACCGCGACCGGCACATTGGCAAACACAGCAACAGTTACCCCCCAGCGGGAATGGTCGATCCCAACCCAGGTAACAACAGTGCAACCGATAGCAACACGGTGA
- a CDS encoding IPTL-CTERM sorting domain-containing protein encodes MVDPNPGNNSATDSNTVIAPTAGSAKSVPTLGEWALMALSMALAGFAALRMRR; translated from the coding sequence ATGGTCGATCCCAACCCAGGTAACAACAGTGCAACCGATAGCAACACGGTGATAGCACCGACTGCCGGATCTGCAAAATCCGTACCAACACTCGGCGAATGGGCCTTGATGGCTCTGTCAATGGCGCTAGCTGGATTCGCTGCATTGCGAATGCGCCGCTGA
- the hutC gene encoding histidine utilization repressor, translated as MSVRTPATAAKAVIPAFQRIKEHVLQQIHSGQWQQGEAIPSEAALAKQFNVARMTVNRALRELSDEQTLTRVQGSGTFVAQQKYQSTLVQLRNIADEIAARGHQHRGELQKLERYRADTFLMRQFELPAVQALFHSVVIHFENDVPIQVEDRYVNPAVAPDYMAQDFGSQTPNAYLMRVAPLQGVQFSIEASMPVADVAEMLRIETGEPCLVLRRVTRSQGQVASVSALWHPASRYQFTGSF; from the coding sequence ATGTCAGTCCGTACTCCAGCGACCGCGGCAAAAGCGGTGATTCCGGCGTTCCAGCGCATCAAGGAACATGTGCTGCAGCAGATCCATAGCGGTCAATGGCAGCAGGGGGAGGCGATTCCCAGCGAGGCAGCCTTGGCCAAGCAATTCAACGTCGCTCGCATGACGGTCAATCGCGCCTTGCGGGAGCTCAGTGACGAGCAGACGCTGACACGTGTTCAAGGGTCAGGCACTTTCGTGGCCCAGCAGAAATACCAGTCCACCCTGGTTCAGCTGCGCAATATCGCCGACGAGATTGCGGCGCGGGGACATCAGCACCGCGGCGAGCTTCAAAAGCTCGAACGCTACCGGGCCGATACCTTCCTGATGCGGCAGTTCGAGCTGCCTGCTGTTCAGGCGCTGTTTCACTCGGTGGTGATTCATTTTGAGAACGACGTGCCCATCCAGGTCGAGGACCGGTATGTCAACCCGGCGGTGGCGCCCGATTACATGGCCCAGGACTTCGGTAGCCAGACGCCCAATGCCTATTTGATGCGCGTCGCCCCATTGCAGGGGGTGCAGTTCTCGATTGAAGCCAGCATGCCAGTTGCCGACGTAGCCGAGATGCTGCGTATTGAAACCGGCGAACCCTGCCTGGTATTGCGCCGCGTCACGCGCTCACAGGGCCAGGTGGCATCGGTGTCGGCGCTGTGGCACCCTGCCTCGCGCTACCAATTCACTGGCAGCTTTTGA
- a CDS encoding tyrosine-type recombinase/integrase, with amino-acid sequence MARPKNSAAPDTSKAIELTAGAIERLTCRTDIKAQAFLRDTKAPGLRVRVTNTGAKSFVYEAKLNRQTIRRTIGDVRSWTIEQARAAARRLAVVLDNGQDPGELDRQAQVAREAQSVQEKAKALTVGELWPEYLETGRPKRKDAWKPRYLDDLKKMATPGGEKKKRGQGLTRPGPLFPLMALPLASVDEDVLKSWYDQETLAGKHQAARALMMFRGFLRWCSSKPEYRALTHREAGRAPAILENLPPTTHRIDKLLPEQIAGWWASVEQLPNLVHSVYLRALLLSGARREEVAALRWDRIDWRWKKITIADKFEQTRTIPLGSYMAHLLHGLPRRGSYVFHSEGSFGYVRDPRASMAKVLAECGVDYLTFHGLRRTFTQVARRIVPAGVPAQISGHKPSATAEGYSILALDELRPYMGQIEREFLRLAGINFSESTIEPVKLMAV; translated from the coding sequence ATGGCGCGCCCAAAGAATTCTGCTGCACCAGACACCAGCAAGGCTATCGAACTGACCGCAGGGGCTATCGAGCGCCTGACCTGTCGTACGGATATCAAGGCCCAGGCATTCCTGCGCGATACAAAAGCTCCTGGTCTACGCGTGCGTGTGACGAACACAGGGGCGAAATCGTTCGTCTATGAAGCCAAGCTGAACCGACAGACCATCCGTCGAACCATTGGTGATGTTCGCTCTTGGACAATTGAACAGGCGCGCGCCGCGGCTCGCCGCTTGGCCGTAGTATTGGATAACGGGCAGGACCCTGGGGAGCTGGATCGGCAGGCGCAGGTCGCACGCGAGGCGCAAAGTGTGCAGGAGAAAGCCAAGGCGCTCACGGTTGGGGAGCTATGGCCTGAGTATCTGGAAACGGGTCGCCCGAAACGCAAGGATGCCTGGAAGCCGCGTTATCTGGATGACTTGAAGAAGATGGCTACACCCGGTGGTGAGAAGAAAAAGCGTGGGCAAGGCCTAACCCGGCCAGGGCCGCTGTTTCCGTTGATGGCATTGCCGCTGGCCTCTGTCGACGAGGACGTACTGAAGTCTTGGTATGACCAGGAGACTCTTGCTGGTAAGCACCAGGCCGCCCGGGCGTTGATGATGTTTCGGGGCTTTTTGCGCTGGTGCAGCTCCAAACCTGAATATCGGGCGCTTACACACCGAGAGGCGGGCCGAGCACCGGCCATTCTTGAAAATCTACCACCTACGACACATCGCATAGACAAGCTATTGCCGGAGCAAATTGCAGGCTGGTGGGCAAGTGTTGAGCAGTTGCCAAACCTTGTGCATTCGGTCTACCTGCGAGCATTACTGCTCTCTGGCGCGCGACGGGAAGAGGTGGCCGCGCTCCGGTGGGACCGGATCGACTGGCGCTGGAAGAAGATCACCATAGCGGATAAATTCGAGCAAACCCGGACTATCCCGCTTGGTTCCTACATGGCCCATCTGCTGCATGGCTTGCCCAGGCGCGGGTCGTATGTGTTCCACAGCGAAGGGAGTTTCGGCTATGTGAGAGATCCACGGGCAAGCATGGCGAAGGTGCTGGCCGAATGTGGCGTAGATTACCTGACCTTTCATGGGCTGCGACGCACATTTACGCAAGTGGCGCGCCGTATTGTCCCCGCTGGTGTGCCTGCCCAGATATCCGGCCACAAACCCAGTGCAACGGCGGAGGGCTACAGCATTCTCGCCTTGGACGAGCTGCGACCATACATGGGGCAAATCGAGAGGGAATTTCTTCGGCTAGCAGGAATTAACTTCAGCGAAAGCACTATTGAGCCAGTAAAGTTGATGGCAGTCTGA